The Entelurus aequoreus isolate RoL-2023_Sb linkage group LG11, RoL_Eaeq_v1.1, whole genome shotgun sequence genome includes the window AAAAGAAGGCTTACAGAACTTATGTGCTCGAGAATATAAGCGTTTGACGAATGAGAAAAGGAAGCTAGAGGGAATTCGAGTAAGCGGGAGTTACATGGAAAAAAGAAAAGCTGCTAAAGAAATGAAAACAATTGagataaacatgaaaaaatggaTTGACTGGTCTTTCGCCtgtcgcgcatgcgcaagacaattcaaacgacccgcccagactttgactaagccaccgccctatgacgtaaagccggaggcgtctttatacccacttttgacagtcacaggaggagccctggtggtcgaaacagaaacaaagctctctggtccaccccctactcctgtgacaaatgagggcggtgctcacacagcctctctaagattgaaccctcctccaaaactaatgctgtctcctgagtgtaaatcacctctggtgcctaagccccaaaataacagccacccagcggaaaacctcccgaatatgcctaatcttactagacagcagataatgcatgagtcaatgcagaactcctcactttacacgccagaccattttgttgccataaacaaatgccctcccccagtagatgacagtctctcacgtgcacatcagacattctcgaacaacacacaacagagccagactttgtggtctcctgtaactgttaatggctcaatggaaggctacattgaccaacacccacatgaaccacatgcatacaacacacaacagagccagactttgtggtctcctgtaactgttaatggctcaatggaaggctacattgaccaacacccacatgaaccacatgcatacaacacacgcttaaaaaaaaagctggagggacacgcatatccactttttcctgataatagcggcagattccaatataagccttttgctgttgCAGACATACAGGCCATCGTTGACAAACTcccacctgtgtctgaaggtgggagtctttggcttaATACGTTAGACAAACTAACAGCAGGATACACACTCTCAGTAGGAGACTTTAggggcattttgtatcgttgtgtttccacgcaAGATGGCCAAAACATggaacaacaagcaggattaatggctgaacctCAGACCCTGCCAATAACACCATACATTCacgacatagctactgctatgcgcagtctctttcctcttcCGTGTCAAAATGCCACACCCACTTATCAGTGGAAAGATGGTGAGTCACCTTATGTATTCATAAGTCAAGCTAAAGAGCAATGGTCACGTGCTACAGGTGTGCACCCCAGTAAAGAAGGGGAACACCGACAGTTTTTTAGACGAGCCGTACTTGACGCAATGCCAACTGTGGTGAAAAAAAGGATGGATGCTAATCCTGATATACCAGGAGCTGACGGTGCTACCTGGGAGAGGCACCTTATCCACCACATGCAGAATTGGACTAAGCAAGGTGAAAATGATAAGGCTGAGGACAGAGCAGTAAGGaaacaactccttaatttacaaatTGATGTAGCAAAAATGTCTAAAGACCCTAAAGGTCACAAATCTGCTAAAGTGTATTCGGCAACGGGTGAACTTGCTTTTGAACTACAAAagatggaggaaagaatcctcaataaACTTGAAACCAGACCCTCAGGCTCAGGTGGTGGACGCGGCGTTTCAAAGTCAATCCGGGGAAGAAACTGTTTcaactgtgaccagcctggtcactggagccgAGACTGTCCGAGTATTTCCGAACAGGAATGGTTCCGTCGTGCCGGCAGACGAACACGAGGTCGTGGCAGAGGGCACCCACAGCAGAGCTCCTcccaacagcagccacaacaacagcaacaatacCACGCCCCCAGGTCCGCCTTAGCGCCTGGCGCCTCCGCCTACTTCCTGGGTGACGACGTGGACCAAGGGGGGGTCTTCTGAAGCTGCCCACAGCAGGAGCCACAGCAGGAAATACAgacaggccccctgctggacatagttGTCaatggacaatgttatcagttcatgattgacactggcgctacACATTCACTTTTGAATGCAGTAgttccaaagaaactgtgtgcttcctttttaaaggttgaaggctttgctggggtcacaaggatgttacctgtcaccaaaccacttccggttcagattgctggacactcGCTAAAGCATCCCTTCGTGGTTGATCATCACACACCTTGCCTGCTCGGTAATGATCTgctttacaaactgtaccctgacatccaatatcgcacagaaggaaccttcctggtgttacctgacggcactatcaccaagctgcgacaccactataaAGGCTCCTCCATGTTTGTGCTCATGCCTCAACCTGAGGTACCACAAATGGCGGACATCTACTGGACACGCCTCCTCCCGGAAACAAGTGAAGGACAAGGGCTGCTCCTGCTCTTCTATCAGTGGAAGCCCTGGCTGACCGAGCTGCGTCCGTATGTACCACCACCTGATCCGCCACATGTCACCTTATATTATGATCGCCAATCTGATGAAAGTTACCAAGAAGGTTTTGACACCATAGCAGGGAAAGAGTGGCCTTTGGCCTACACTCACATCTATGCTGGAGCTCAGGGTGTGTCCGCCCATGTCGATTTCACTCCTCAAcagaaaaaatggtataaaatggacGCTACGGCAGTCCCACATTGTTCTCTTGCTCTTTGTCCCGCCTACCAAGCCAAGGACTTGGGTCCAATGACAAAACAGGGAGTATCTGCCACTGATTGGgtagacacccaaataccacacttACAACATTCTGACTCAGTTGATATGTTTCGTATCTCCTGCTCTCAGACTGCTGACCTCGGGGTTCTACAACATCTTCAGGTCGCTCGAGAGCATGGGCAAGAACGAACAGACCATCCTGAAGCTGCTGACATGTTAAACACCCTCCCACTGACCGTTTGGTCTCAAGGTCCCACAGATGTTGGTCTTGCTGTCAATGCGTCCCCTGTCTCTGTCAAAATTGACACCAGTAGTGTGGTACATGTCAGACAATACCCACAAAAACAACAAGCCATAGATGGCATTACAGATACCATCTCAGGCCTTAAACAATCTGGAGTATTGGAACCCTCCAACTCTAAATGGAACACACCTATTTTGCCTGTTCCAAAAACTGGCACCTCTGTGTACCGGATGGTACACGATCTTAGGGCCGTTAATGACGTCACAGTGACCCCTCCCATACCTGTTCCTAACCCTTACACAGCACTCACCCATCTGACCACTGCACACTGTTATTTCTCTGTCATTGACCTAGCGAATGCTTTCTTTTGCATCCCTATCGCTGAATGCATCAAACATGTCTTtgctttcacctttcaaggtcaaAAGCTGCAGTACTCCCGCCTCCCACAAGGTTGGAAACTGTCGCCTGGCCTTTTCAACCAGCAATTACGAGACGATCTGGCCTCAGTGGAGCTTTTTGACGACACATTTGTTGTCCAGTATGTAGATGACATACTCATCGCTGCTTCTTCTCCTACCTCATGCCTGGCGGCCACCCTAGCTGTTCTTCAGCGTCTGGCCTCAACAGGATACAAGGTCTCTCGTAAGAAATTGCAGGTTGCCCGTTCCCTTGTTCATTTCATGGGGCGGGAGATCTCCTCAACGGGGGTCTCCCTGTCCCCTGACCATCGCCAGTCTATCCTATGTCATCCTAAACCTTCTTCTGTCAAACAATTACAGTCCTTCCTTGGATTGGCTGGTTTCAGCCGCTCCTACATTCCTTGTTTTTCCTTGAAAACAGCTCCTCTTCGTGCCCTCCTCCGCACTGCTGGAGTCCGCAACTCAAATGCTGCCCTCCAGTGGACGGTTGAGGCCGAACAAgctttcattgacctcaagcAACATTTGTCTTCTGCTTCTGCCCTTGCAGTACCAGACTACAAACTACCCTTCTACTTAGATGTTTCTGAGAGTGAAGGTACTGCTAACGCTGTCCTTTTTCAGAAACCTGAAGGGGGAGGTATAGGGGGAACGCGTTGCGTTTTAACCTACACCAGCATTCTGCTTGACCTATCTGAACTTCGACATCACACATGCTCGCAACATGCTTCCACTTTGGCAAAACTGATTGACAAAACGGCACACATTGTCATGGGACACCCACTTACAGTACTGACAAACCACACTGTCATTGCATATGTATCATCACATTTGTTTACCATGACGCCACTCAAACAACGCAGACTCATGAAAATTTTGCAACAACCTCACATAACTTTTACACACGAAGGAATCAACATGGCTGATAACATAAATAGTGGAGAACTACATCACTGTGAGGAGAGAGTTGCTTTGACTGAAAAGATAAGACCAGACCTGTTGACCACACCCATCCCAGGCTCCCACTGGCTGTTCACGGACGGCTGTTGTTTCAGACATCCTCTAAAGGGATTGCAGGCAGCTTGGTCAGTGGTACAGCAGTCCAGCTCAGGAGAATGGGAGACCTTGGCCACCCAGACACTTGACGAACAGCTGTCGGCACAAAGAGCTGAACTTGTGGCTTTGACAGAAGCCCTAAAGCAAGGAAAAGACTACGAAGTGACTATCTTTACAGACTCGGCTTATGCCTTCATGTCAGCTGTCATTGACCTTCCTAAATGGAAGAGAAATGGCTTCCTGACTGCTGAAGGACATCCGATTAAATACAAGACAGAAATGGAAGCACTGGAAACAGCGCTGCTCCTACCTAAAAGGATAGCTATTGTCAAGTGCAAGGGACACAGTAAGGAAAAAGGGACAGTAACTGATGGTAACAACTTTGCTGACTCCGTAGCTAAGCAAACTGCTGGCTATGACAAGACTGGAATTATCATGACTGCCACTGCCTGCCAGACAGAACTCCTACCTGCCCTGTCTGATAATGAAATCAGAAAACATCAGGAGCAGGCCTCACCACAAGAGAAAACTTTGTGGCTGAGAAGAGGCGCTAGACAAGACCCGACAGGTCTTTGGCGAGGGCCAAATGGTCACCTGGCCTGGCCCccaggaattagacaaaaaatgcTCCGATGGGCCCACGGTCCCGGACATGTGGGGGCAAAGCAAACAAAAGCGAACTTGTCACTATGGTGGCACCCCTATTTGGAGAACATTGTGGACAACCACGTCAGATACTGCGATATCTGCCAGGACTTTAACCCCAGACCAACACTGAAACCAGAAATGGGGACTTTCCCCATTCCGGCACAAAATGGTGAAGAATGGACGATCGATTACACTgacatgatcaatccggtacaagggaaaaggtacttgCTAACTTgcgttgacaattacagtggatGGCCGGAAGCAActccaacctcaaaagaggatgcaaaatcagtaattaaatggcttGTTAATGACCTAattccccgacatggtttccccaaaaagattaggtcagacaacggcacccatttCAAAAATACTCacctagccttggtcgaaaaggctctcggactagaacacaggtttggttcggtgtaccatcctcagtcccaaggtaaggtcgaGAGAATGAACCAAAACATCAagacaaaattggcaaaaatctgtgcacagaccaaattgaagTGGGTTGACGCGTTACCATTGGCTTTAATGACCATCCGAATGTCCATGAACAAAActggtttttcaccctatgaactgcattcaggtcagcccttcccaggaccagctGCCTCCCTGGAAGGAAgaatcagcgtaaaaccaaaatggtacttTGAACAAATTCAGAATTTGTGTAATAATTTCTCTGCACAGATTCGTGGACAACAATCCACTCCTCCAGGGACCCTCCCTCCCGTAGAGTGGGTCAAGCTCaaagtcatcaaacgcaagtggacggagcccaggtggactggtcccttcaaggtcgtggaacggacgtctcacgcccttcgactagctggtaaaggggacacctggtaccacctctccctctgcactcctgctgaagaacctgatagatcaccagcggatgtcattgctgacatagccacatcatctgccccactcgaccccctagcagcgccttttgagcctgaggcagctgaagaagaacgggagcagaaaacgactcatttttagtgggtgtgttaacgaagtaacacacataaggggtgatcgtgctagtaacctctccccctctaggtcatagaagagcgaggctttaattacacacacataatcctacagcccagaagacgacgctgagagagagattttctacctatattactctttttaacttctatattgtatatccttatttgagaccagcctttatactcgaagttatccaatttatcttgcttgttttcagcataactatctgtgtcgttatattaagtgaaaagtttgatgtttatccccgtttcgttacctgaattactctgattttgatagtcgAAAAACAAGGATGTTACGCCCAGAAGTATTTCCTGACGGATTGGTGTTTAGGCTTGTTCTACTGTTCTTGTGCCTCAGTCCTTccttcccgacgacagtgactgacaagtgtcttagaacatacggcggacttgaaatagactgggttaggggggacagcaagacttatttttttgacctgtgcagtgtgattaaatgCGGGGGGAAAAATAGTTTGTACCGTAGTAGTAACCTCTATCTTTGTGACGACATAAAACTGAATCATTGGTGTCGgaagcagacaacatactctagtGGGTGGTGCCCCTCATGGACGAGTGTAACCCACTACACAGGGCCCTCTTTTTACCATTACCGCCTACCTCTACTATTACAAGTTATTCAGAGAGGGATGACCTTTCAGAGGAATTTTGATCGTTCCCAGAATCCCCTTGCACTTACAATTATCGGAATGGGTGTTGTGCcaagtcccttttatgttgttttgggggttgaacaGGCTGGTACGGACCCTAAAgggattattaaaattaatatccTTGAGAGGGCATTAACTACCTTTgccccctctgtagcacctaaagtgccACTCCACCTCGGTGACGTTACAAAAGCTCTCACATCTGTGTatactaatgacatcaccactgaagacctggtagctttgaccttaggagcaggtgcaggcaacctatggctcaggtggatgactagcatggctaagagccaaaacctgggtgactgtgttgcttgttccgctggacgtccttttccccacacttaccccgccccttttaagttgactgacataaatggctcaaactgtcttatttccttgttctctgaacccacgccaccagggtgcgatttgttggctagtgtgtaccctcctgttgacaattccacccgacttcttccatttgtggcccaaaagctgaattacacgtgttttcaattcaaaggaccctcttcgtcccccaacaaattgggttatattaacccttcctggtgcaccacactgatagatggctcaaggataggcccttgggcacgagctgacttattctggtattgtggggagcacagattgtacattagaatcccaaagtcatccgtagggctttgtgctatggttagactggtgaccccactcaccctagtgggtaccaaattaactccccttgtaactcctgtctcagcggcctctctaacttctcgccgacgccgccatgttttatctcgaaggagtgtaaagggctcctttgatctgatgagaaaccctgatggtgtttactttgatgcaattggacaaccaagaggggtcccctcacaacacaaattgtggtgtgaatcctgtgcaggtttcgagaaccttcctatcattggtgctattttccctgtgactgctactaaaaatgttgaacgcattaactatgttttttataatctgttgagactgaccaacctgactcgtgacgccgttgagggacttgctgaacaacttgccccgacctctctcatggccatccagaaccgcatagcccttgaccgcatcctagccaaggaagaaggcgtgtgtgcaatgtttggtgaccaatgctgtaccttcattcctaacaacactgcaccagatggctcagttcagagggccttagagggcctccaggccctgtctaaggaacttactgaagtttcaggggtctctgacccctttaaagattggctccaaagcacatttggcaggtggactgacctaattaagtctgtcctggtctccattggagttttcttggccattatagcctcttgcggttgctttatcgccccttgtgctaagtctctatgcacccgcatcattgttagagctgtagaaggtcaaccccaccctgtttctgggctcgttatgtctttgaagggggtcaagcaaaatggagactttcgagaattgttgatttccttccctgaccatgacgacattgacgtggactccctccatctgtcatccatgtaaatatgctgttgttttattgctagcttgctcaaagaaaaaaaaactacagcacctactttaatgtggggcgtgctttagaggtgttgctctcgtaggagagatcttttggataagatctgaagggggattgtagataatgcatatgtttaagagctatttctttattcataatcatgtttgaatcagctcatttctttccttaattttactctgtatactagtttctctttgtcttcagattgcctggttagatagggtcgtaaaccatcaggaatgtgaacacaacccccaagtctctcttcttatcagtgttggggggaggggaaaggcgggctttctttgtgtgaaaagagttgcttttggcctgtggaatgccagatcaacttgggctacgcatttggatgtgttgttcgaggctggtctctattctcaaatatttgacaataaaattagaaaatacctattctgtgattggtgtatattcgagatcagtttgtgtcatctaagtaacttgggactgaccagcgttttacatcccacttggaggaacatctggtcaaacgcaacagtacCCTGGGAGGAATCCATGGAGGAGGCATATGAGAGGAAATATTTGCGGTATTCCGAGCTGGCCGCGGAAGCTCAAGATCGCGGCTGGAATACTGAAGTccgccctgtggaggttgggtgcAGAGGCTTTGTGGGAACCTCTACTGCAAAACTGCTGATGGACTTGGGAGTCAGGGGTCAGTGCCTGTGTACAGCCATCAAAGCCGCATCTGAAGCCGCCGAAAAGATCAGCCGGTGGCTCTGGCTGAAGAGGAATGACCCCAATTGGGCCCCCAACTAGTGCAgcaggaggtatgcggtcaggcaaagctgactcagggaactggacgcccctgccatgcatagttccCTGATAGGTCTGCCAACAAGGTGACTTTTATGGCTAATTGGGCTTGGGTCGCAAGCAAAGGTCTGATCATCCTGTAGCTGGCCGCCTCTggagagggtgtatagtgttaaaggccgaaacatccaatgacccagaggaacactactgatgatgcgcacCCGTAAATGTTATCCGTCGGGTCTTCCATTCACGTTCACTGTTCATTTAATGTGttaagtcattttatgcatttgtgtttcgcacaagaggtagaacatctcactctgtgttttctggaatcggaaaaatacacacacatataatatacttATAAAGTCCAGGTTCGCACCGTAAATAAATGGAACGCATCACAGGCAGTGCAGCAAGCGGTAACATGGCTGAGACACCAGGAAATCGTGGGCCAGGTGCAGCACACTAGGACAGGTTTTGGATGGGGAGAAACGAGGAGGACTTGGACAAAGGCCACAATAAAAGAGGGGAAAATACTGTTATCACAGAAGTCAGGAGGGAGGAAGACAAGGGTTATAAAATCAAGGCCGTGAGACAATCCCAGCAGGGTATGTGGACAAACTGGGAGGCCGTCATTGACAGGACCATCTCATGGGCCAATCTGTGGGAATTAGGCCAAGCAAGCTGAGCTTCTTGATCAGGTCCACATATGACACACtcccaagtagggctgggcgatatatcaaatatactcgatatatcacgggtttATCTCTGTGCGaagtagaaaatgactatttcgtgagtattcgagaatacgttctcacgcagttgccttTAGCTACGGGCATTGCACTACAGGCttgtctcactctttcttgtctctccttcgcacagacataaaacaagcgcaccttcttacatacgtcacatactgtcgcgcgtgcaacgtcatacaccctcgccgagcagagaggtagcggcatgggttaAGTTAGCAGTGGCtggtggtgcaagcggagcggtgcgagtggtaatacgagagaaagaaggtgcgaatctggtaacaaatggaggaacaaGAATTAAttaccaagaaaaacagcacggggtccatcgtctgacggtggtttggcttcaagcgggatgatgttgaacagacaaccgtaatatgtcaagtatgcggcaaaagcgttgctacaaaaagtagcagcactactaatttgtagcatcatttgaaaagtcacccgctagagaatgaagagtgcttgaaattccgcatgtcaacatttcggccagtgccacacccaacaaaatgctgaagcaaccagcactgacccaattgagcctggcgtcttccatttccacatcaac containing:
- the LOC133660185 gene encoding uncharacterized protein LOC133660185, producing the protein MIDTGATHSLLNAVVPKKLCASFLKVEGFAGVTRMLPVTKPLPVQIAGHSLKHPFVVDHHTPCLLGNDLLYKLYPDIQYRTEGTFLVLPDGTITKLRHHYKGSSMFVLMPQPEVPQMADIYWTRLLPETSEGQGLLLLFYQWKPWLTELRPYVPPPDPPHVTLYYDRQSDESYQEGFDTIAGKEWPLAYTHIYAGAQGVSAHVDFTPQQKKWYKMDATAVPHCSLALCPAYQAKDLGPMTKQGVSATDWVDTQIPHLQHSDSVDMFRISCSQTADLGVLQHLQVAREHGQERTDHPEAADMLNTLPLTVWSQGPTDVGLAVNASPVSVKIDTSSVVHVRQYPQKQQAIDGITDTISGLKQSGVLEPSNSKWNTPILPVPKTGTSVYRMVHDLRAVNDVTVTPPIPVPNPYTALTHLTTAHCYFSVIDLANAFFCIPIAECIKHVFAFTFQGQKLQYSRLPQGWKLSPGLFNQQLRDDLASVELFDDTFVVQYVDDILIAASSPTSCLAATLAVLQRLASTGYKVSRKKLQVARSLVHFMGREISSTGVSLSPDHRQSILCHPKPSSVKQLQSFLGLAGFSRSYIPCFSLKTAPLRALLRTAGVRNSNAALQWTVEAEQAFIDLKQHLSSASALAVPDYKLPFYLDVSESEGTANAVLFQKPEGGGIGGTRCVLTYTSILLDLSELRHHTCSQHASTLAKLIDKTAHIVMGHPLTVLTNHTVIAYVSSHLFTMTPLKQRRLMKILQQPHITFTHEGINMADNINSGELHHCEERVALTEKIRPDLLTTPIPGSHWLFTDGCCFRHPLKGLQAAWSVVQQSSSGEWETLATQTLDEQLSAQRAELVALTEALKQGKDYEVTIFTDSAYAFMSAVIDLPKWKRNGFLTAEGHPIKYKTEMEALETALLLPKRIAIVKCKGHSKEKGTVTDGNNFADSVAKQTAGYDKTGIIMTATACQTELLPALSDNEIRKHQEQASPQEKTLWLRRGARQDPTGLWRGPNGHLAWPPGIRQKMLRWAHGPGHVGAKQTKANLSLWWHPYLENIVDNHVRYCDICQDFNPRPTLKPEMGTFPIPAQNGEEWTIDYTDMINPVQGKRYLLTCVDNYSGWPEATPTSKEDAKSVIKWLVNDLIPRHGFPKKIRSDNGTHFKNTHLALVEKALGLEHRFGSVYHPQSQGKVERMNQNIKTKLAKICAQTKLKWVDALPLALMTIRMSMNKTGFSPYELHSGQPFPGPAASLEGRISVKPKWYFEQIQNLCNNFSAQIRGQQSTPPGTLPPVEWVKLKVIKRKWTEPRWTGPFKVVERTSHALRLAGKGDTWYHLSLCTPAEEPDRSPADVIADIATSSAPLDPLAAPFEPEAAEEEREQKTTHF